A section of the Streptomyces sp. NBC_00178 genome encodes:
- a CDS encoding peroxiredoxin, which translates to MAIEVGTQAPDLELKDNHGRTVRLADFRGEKNVVLVFYPFAFTGVCTGELCALRDELPRFENDDTQLLAVSNDSIHTLRVFAEQEGLEYPLLSDFWPHGAASRAYGVFDEEKGCAVRGTFVIDKEGVVRWTVVNGLPDARDLKDYVKALDSI; encoded by the coding sequence ATGGCGATCGAGGTCGGTACACAGGCTCCGGATCTTGAGCTGAAGGACAACCACGGGCGGACCGTGCGGCTCGCCGACTTCCGCGGCGAGAAGAACGTCGTGCTGGTCTTCTACCCGTTCGCCTTCACCGGCGTCTGCACGGGCGAGCTCTGCGCGCTCCGCGACGAGCTGCCGCGGTTCGAGAACGACGACACCCAGCTGCTCGCCGTCTCCAACGACTCGATCCACACCCTGCGCGTCTTCGCCGAGCAGGAGGGCCTGGAGTACCCGCTGCTGTCGGACTTCTGGCCGCACGGCGCCGCGTCGCGCGCCTACGGCGTCTTCGACGAGGAGAAGGGCTGCGCGGTGCGCGGCACCTTCGTCATCGACAAGGAGGGCGTGGTCCGCTGGACCGTCGTCAACGGCCTCCCCGACGCGCGTGACCTGAAGGACTACGTCAAGGCGCTCGACTCGATCTGA
- the aceE gene encoding pyruvate dehydrogenase (acetyl-transferring), homodimeric type: MASGSDRNPIIIGGLPSQVPDFDPEETQEWLDSLDAAVDERGRERARYLMLRLIERAREKRVAVPEMRSTDYVNTIATKDEPFFPGDEEIERKVLNATRWNAAVMVSRAQRPGIGVGGHIATFASSASLYDVGFNHFFRGKDDGRGGDQIFFQGHASPGIYARAFLLDRLSEAQLDGFRQEKSKAGHALSSYPHPRSMPDFWEFPTVSMGLGPLGAIYQARMNRYMEARGIADTSDSHVWAYLGDGEMDEPESLGQLSIAAREGLDNLTFVVNCNLQRLDGPVRGNGKIIQELESQFRGAGWNVIKLVWDRSWDPLLAQDRTGILVNKLNTTPDGQFQTYATETGAYIREHFFGDDPRLRDMVKDMSDHQILHLGRGGHDHRKVYAAYAAAKAHKGQPTVILAQTVKGWTLGPNFEGRNATHQMKKLTADDLKRFRDRLHIPIADKQLEDGNPPYYHPGRDSEEIQYMHDRRQGLGGYVPTRVVRAKPLPLPDDKAYATAKKGSGQQSIATTMAFVRILKDLMRDKEIGKRFVLIAPDEYRTFGMDAFFPSAKIYNPLGQQYESVDRELLLAYKESPTGQMLHDGISEAGCTASLIAAGSAYATHGEPLIPVYVFYSMFGFQRTGDQFWQMADQLSRGFVLGATAGRTTLTGEGLQHADGHSQLLASTNPACVSYDPAFGYEIAHIVKDGLRRMYGGAPEENEDVFYYLTVYNEPIQHPAEPADVDVEGILKGVHRHHAGEAGRIPAQILASGVAVPWAVEAQRILAEEWDVKADVWSATSWNELRREAVEVERHNLLHPEEEQRVPYVTRKLSGSEGPFVAVSDWMRSVPDQIARWIPGTYQSLGADGFGFADTRGAARRYFHIDAQSIVLAVLTELAKEGKVDRSALKTALDRYELLDVAAAGPGPAGGDA; the protein is encoded by the coding sequence GTGGCTTCCGGATCAGATCGCAACCCGATCATCATTGGCGGCCTTCCGAGCCAGGTCCCGGACTTCGATCCCGAAGAGACCCAGGAATGGCTCGACTCCCTCGACGCCGCCGTCGACGAGCGGGGCCGTGAGCGGGCCCGCTATCTGATGCTCCGGCTCATCGAGCGCGCGCGGGAGAAGCGCGTCGCCGTGCCGGAGATGCGCAGCACCGACTACGTCAACACCATCGCCACGAAGGACGAGCCCTTCTTCCCCGGCGACGAGGAGATCGAGCGCAAGGTCCTCAACGCGACCCGGTGGAACGCCGCGGTGATGGTCTCCCGCGCCCAGCGTCCCGGGATCGGGGTCGGCGGCCACATCGCCACCTTCGCCTCGTCCGCCTCGCTGTACGACGTGGGCTTCAACCACTTCTTCCGCGGCAAGGACGACGGCCGCGGCGGCGACCAGATCTTCTTCCAGGGCCACGCCTCCCCCGGCATCTACGCCCGCGCCTTCCTGCTGGACCGGCTCAGCGAGGCCCAGCTCGACGGCTTCCGCCAGGAGAAGTCCAAGGCCGGGCACGCGCTGTCCAGCTATCCGCACCCGCGGTCGATGCCGGACTTCTGGGAGTTCCCGACGGTCTCGATGGGCCTCGGCCCCCTCGGCGCGATCTACCAGGCGCGGATGAACCGCTACATGGAGGCGCGCGGCATCGCCGACACCTCCGACTCGCACGTCTGGGCCTACCTCGGCGACGGCGAGATGGACGAGCCGGAGTCGCTCGGCCAGCTCTCCATCGCCGCCCGCGAGGGCCTGGACAACCTCACCTTCGTGGTGAACTGCAACCTGCAGCGCCTGGACGGGCCCGTACGCGGCAACGGCAAGATCATCCAGGAGCTGGAGTCCCAGTTCCGCGGCGCCGGCTGGAACGTCATCAAGCTGGTCTGGGACCGCTCCTGGGACCCGCTGCTCGCGCAGGACCGGACGGGCATCCTGGTCAACAAGCTGAACACGACTCCCGACGGCCAGTTCCAGACGTACGCCACCGAGACCGGCGCGTACATCCGGGAGCACTTCTTCGGTGACGACCCGCGGCTGCGCGACATGGTCAAGGACATGTCCGACCACCAGATCCTGCACCTCGGGCGCGGCGGGCACGACCACCGCAAGGTCTACGCGGCGTACGCGGCGGCCAAGGCCCACAAGGGCCAGCCGACCGTGATCCTGGCGCAGACGGTCAAGGGCTGGACCCTCGGCCCGAACTTCGAGGGCCGCAACGCGACCCACCAGATGAAGAAGCTCACGGCGGACGACCTCAAGCGCTTCCGTGACCGTCTGCACATCCCGATCGCCGACAAGCAGCTCGAGGACGGCAACCCGCCGTACTACCACCCGGGCCGCGACTCGGAGGAGATCCAGTACATGCACGACCGCCGCCAGGGTCTGGGCGGCTACGTCCCGACGCGGGTGGTGCGGGCGAAGCCGCTGCCGCTGCCCGACGACAAGGCGTACGCGACCGCGAAGAAGGGTTCGGGTCAGCAGTCGATCGCCACGACCATGGCGTTCGTCCGCATCCTGAAGGACCTCATGCGGGACAAGGAGATCGGCAAGCGTTTCGTGCTGATCGCGCCCGACGAGTACCGCACCTTCGGTATGGACGCGTTCTTCCCGAGTGCGAAGATCTACAACCCGCTCGGCCAGCAGTACGAGTCGGTGGACCGTGAGCTGCTCCTCGCGTACAAGGAGTCGCCGACCGGCCAGATGCTGCACGACGGCATCTCCGAGGCGGGCTGCACCGCCTCGCTGATCGCCGCGGGTTCCGCGTACGCCACGCACGGCGAACCGCTGATCCCGGTGTACGTCTTCTACTCGATGTTCGGTTTCCAGCGCACCGGTGACCAGTTCTGGCAGATGGCCGACCAGCTCTCGCGCGGCTTCGTGCTGGGCGCGACGGCCGGGCGCACGACGCTGACCGGTGAGGGTCTCCAGCACGCGGACGGCCACTCGCAGCTCCTCGCGTCGACGAACCCCGCCTGTGTCTCCTACGATCCGGCGTTCGGGTACGAGATCGCGCACATCGTGAAGGACGGTCTGCGCCGGATGTACGGCGGCGCCCCCGAGGAGAACGAGGACGTCTTCTACTACCTCACCGTCTACAACGAGCCGATCCAGCACCCCGCCGAGCCCGCCGACGTGGACGTCGAGGGCATCCTCAAGGGTGTGCACCGCCACCACGCGGGCGAGGCCGGCCGCATCCCGGCCCAGATCCTGGCGTCCGGTGTCGCGGTCCCGTGGGCGGTCGAGGCGCAGCGGATCCTCGCCGAGGAGTGGGACGTGAAGGCGGACGTCTGGTCGGCGACCTCCTGGAACGAGCTGCGCCGTGAGGCCGTGGAGGTGGAGCGCCACAACCTGCTCCACCCGGAGGAGGAGCAGCGCGTCCCCTACGTGACGCGGAAGCTGTCCGGCTCCGAGGGCCCGTTCGTCGCGGTCTCGGACTGGATGCGTTCCGTGCCGGACCAGATCGCGCGCTGGATCCCGGGCACCTACCAGTCGCTGGGCGCGGACGGATTCGGCTTCGCCGACACCCGTGGTGCGGCGCGGCGCTACTTCCACATCGACGCGCAGTCGATCGTGCTGGCCGTGCTCACCGAGCTGGCCAAGGAAGGCAAGGTCGACCGTTCGGCGCTGAAGACGGCGCTCGACCGGTACGAGCTGCTGGACGTGGCCGCGGCGGGCCCCGGCCCGGCGGGCGGCGACGCGTAA
- a CDS encoding DUF3052 domain-containing protein, with amino-acid sequence MSATADHAEERTNTAARLGFEPGQVVQEIGYDDDVEQELREGIEATIGQDLVDEDYDDVADVVLLWFRDEDGDLTDALVDAIGLIEDGGAVWLLTPKTGRDGYVEPSDINEAAQTAGLAQTKSISAGKDWTGSRLVTPKGAKAKR; translated from the coding sequence GTGAGCGCGACCGCGGACCACGCGGAGGAACGGACCAACACGGCCGCGAGGCTTGGGTTCGAACCCGGACAGGTGGTCCAGGAGATCGGCTACGACGACGACGTCGAGCAGGAGCTCCGTGAGGGCATTGAGGCCACAATCGGCCAGGATCTCGTCGACGAGGACTACGACGACGTCGCCGACGTCGTCCTGCTCTGGTTCCGTGACGAGGACGGCGACCTTACGGACGCGCTGGTGGATGCCATCGGTCTGATCGAGGACGGTGGGGCGGTCTGGCTGCTGACCCCCAAGACCGGCCGCGACGGATACGTCGAACCGAGCGACATCAACGAGGCTGCCCAGACAGCTGGTCTCGCCCAGACCAAGAGCATCAGCGCGGGCAAGGACTGGACGGGCAGCCGTCTGGTCACCCCCAAGGGGGCCAAGGCCAAGCGCTGA
- a CDS encoding peptidase inhibitor family I36 protein codes for MRTTVLAAALAATALVPATALASGAAPAVHHGPPGHERSRNAAQAAPAGLAPCGAGELCLWTKPGFSGATQAHELSTVDIESCVPLPAGRHAQALVNRTGRPVTTYQSGECAETGEFETYPGSGTWVPRSPYTVRAFKIWEN; via the coding sequence ATGCGTACGACCGTCCTCGCCGCCGCCCTGGCGGCCACCGCGCTCGTCCCGGCCACGGCCCTGGCCTCGGGCGCCGCGCCCGCCGTCCACCACGGGCCCCCGGGTCACGAGCGCTCCCGCAACGCCGCGCAGGCCGCGCCCGCGGGACTCGCGCCCTGCGGCGCGGGCGAGCTATGCCTCTGGACGAAGCCGGGCTTCTCGGGAGCCACCCAGGCCCACGAGCTGTCCACCGTCGACATCGAGAGCTGCGTCCCCCTCCCGGCCGGCCGGCATGCCCAGGCACTCGTCAACCGCACCGGCCGTCCCGTCACGACCTACCAGTCGGGGGAATGCGCGGAGACCGGTGAGTTCGAGACGTACCCGGGCAGCGGCACCTGGGTACCCCGCTCGCCCTACACGGTGAGGGCGTTCAAGATCTGGGAGAACTGA
- a CDS encoding alpha/beta hydrolase: MTSFDSSPTITAWRALLAIAVVFVMLATTGWTAVRHQHAAAPREIALASWAKDRIAGHALPDPEAPAYRLAHFFATLTAGQQVALADSYPLVVGNLNGAPSALRYRANRHALADAETAEQQRAKDVRLSPDGRRQAVLRLERFRSLLAGDRQILAFDPSGRGRAAEVFGDLDRADRVSVVVPGVDTNLLTLERTGPKTNAAPVGMARSLYGAERAARPGSRTAVIAWADYTAPAGIGMDAVLGGLAREGAERLNALVSGLPGLSDVTLVCHSYGSVVCGVAARALPSRVSDIAVAGSPGMRADSAAGLHTRARVWAMRDSGDWIADVPNLAVGGLGHGADPVDPDFGARIVSASGAVGHSGYFEPGTESLDNFAAIGVGAYDSVSCANSDQACHREISGDADGRRA, encoded by the coding sequence GTGACTTCCTTCGACTCCTCCCCCACGATCACCGCATGGCGCGCACTGCTCGCCATCGCGGTCGTGTTCGTGATGCTGGCGACCACCGGATGGACCGCCGTGCGCCACCAGCACGCAGCCGCGCCGCGCGAGATCGCGCTCGCCTCCTGGGCGAAGGACCGTATAGCCGGTCACGCGCTGCCGGACCCCGAAGCCCCGGCCTACCGGCTGGCCCACTTCTTCGCGACGCTCACGGCGGGCCAGCAGGTCGCTCTGGCCGACTCGTACCCGCTCGTGGTGGGGAACCTGAACGGCGCGCCGTCCGCCCTGCGCTACCGGGCCAACCGGCACGCGCTGGCGGACGCGGAGACGGCGGAGCAGCAGCGCGCGAAGGACGTGCGGCTGTCACCGGACGGGCGCCGGCAGGCCGTACTCCGGCTGGAACGCTTCCGGTCCCTCCTCGCGGGGGACCGCCAGATCCTGGCCTTCGACCCCTCCGGACGCGGCCGTGCGGCCGAGGTCTTCGGCGACCTGGACCGCGCCGACCGGGTCTCGGTCGTGGTGCCGGGGGTCGACACGAATCTGCTGACCCTGGAGCGCACCGGCCCCAAGACGAACGCCGCGCCCGTCGGCATGGCGCGGTCGCTGTACGGCGCCGAGCGCGCGGCACGCCCCGGCTCCCGTACGGCCGTCATCGCTTGGGCCGACTACACGGCGCCCGCCGGCATCGGCATGGACGCGGTGCTGGGCGGGCTCGCGAGGGAAGGTGCTGAGCGACTGAACGCGCTGGTGAGCGGGTTGCCGGGGCTCTCGGACGTGACACTGGTCTGCCACAGCTACGGCTCCGTGGTGTGCGGGGTCGCCGCCCGCGCCCTGCCGTCCAGGGTGTCCGACATCGCGGTCGCGGGAAGCCCGGGGATGCGCGCGGACAGCGCGGCCGGCCTCCACACCCGGGCGCGGGTGTGGGCGATGCGGGACAGCGGTGACTGGATCGCCGACGTACCGAATCTGGCGGTCGGCGGACTGGGCCACGGTGCGGATCCGGTCGACCCGGACTTCGGTGCCCGGATCGTGTCCGCGAGCGGGGCGGTCGGGCACAGCGGCTACTTCGAGCCGGGCACGGAGAGTCTCGACAACTTCGCCGCGATCGGCGTGGGCGCCTATGACTCGGTCAGTTGCGCGAACAGCGATCAGGCGTGCCACCGGGAAATCTCCGGTGACGCGGACGGCCGACGCGCGTAG
- a CDS encoding DUF475 domain-containing protein, protein MLLKTFGWSIAFTALGLVAAVFYGGWQAFGVVAILSVLEISLSFDNAVINAGILKKMNAFWQRIFLTIGVLIAVFGMRLVFPVVIVAISAKLGPIEAVDLSFNDPDRYKELVTDAHPSIAAFGGMFLLMIFLDFIFEDRDIQWLRWIERPLAKLGKVDMLSVCVALIVLLVSALTFATQAHQHGGGHADKTSTVLLSGVAGLITYLVVGGLSGFFENKLEEEEEREHEAEEEAKRSGKPVAAVALAGKAAFFMFLYLEVLDASFSFDGVIGAFAITNEIVLMALGLGIGALYVRSLTVYLVRQGTLDDYVYLEHGAHYAIGALSIILLVTIRYEINEIITGLVGVVLIAWSFWSSVRRNKAIAAAGGDGGGSDSKAEVSSGV, encoded by the coding sequence GTGCTTCTGAAAACCTTCGGCTGGTCGATCGCGTTCACCGCGCTCGGCCTGGTCGCAGCGGTGTTCTACGGGGGGTGGCAGGCATTCGGCGTCGTCGCGATCCTGTCGGTCCTCGAGATCTCGCTGTCCTTCGACAACGCGGTGATCAACGCCGGGATCCTGAAGAAGATGAATGCCTTCTGGCAGAGAATCTTCCTCACCATCGGTGTTCTCATCGCCGTCTTCGGTATGCGGCTGGTCTTCCCCGTCGTGATCGTCGCCATCAGCGCCAAGCTGGGCCCGATCGAGGCCGTCGACCTCTCCTTCAACGACCCCGACAGGTACAAGGAACTGGTCACGGACGCCCATCCGTCGATCGCCGCCTTCGGTGGCATGTTCCTGCTCATGATCTTCCTCGACTTCATCTTCGAGGACCGTGACATCCAGTGGCTGCGCTGGATCGAGCGTCCGCTCGCGAAGCTCGGCAAGGTCGACATGCTGTCGGTCTGCGTCGCGCTCATCGTCCTGCTGGTCAGCGCGCTCACGTTCGCGACCCAGGCCCACCAGCACGGTGGCGGGCACGCCGACAAGACGTCGACCGTGCTGCTCTCCGGTGTCGCCGGTCTGATCACCTATCTCGTGGTCGGCGGCCTGTCCGGATTCTTCGAGAACAAGCTCGAGGAGGAGGAGGAGCGCGAGCACGAGGCGGAGGAAGAGGCCAAGAGGTCCGGGAAGCCGGTCGCCGCGGTGGCACTGGCCGGCAAGGCCGCGTTCTTCATGTTCCTCTACCTCGAGGTCCTCGACGCGTCCTTCTCGTTCGACGGCGTCATCGGCGCCTTCGCCATCACCAACGAGATCGTGCTGATGGCCCTCGGCCTCGGCATCGGCGCCCTGTACGTCCGTTCGCTGACCGTGTACCTGGTGCGCCAGGGCACCCTGGACGACTACGTCTACCTGGAGCACGGCGCGCACTACGCGATCGGCGCCCTGTCGATCATCCTGCTCGTCACCATCCGGTACGAGATCAACGAGATCATCACCGGTCTCGTCGGCGTCGTCCTGATCGCCTGGTCGTTCTGGTCCTCGGTCCGGCGCAACAAGGCGATCGCTGCGGCCGGCGGCGACGGCGGCGGCTCCGATTCCAAGGCGGAAGTCTCCTCCGGGGTGTGA
- a CDS encoding TerD family protein: MGVTLAKGGNVSLSKAAPNLTQVLVGLGWDARSTTGADFDLDASALLCQSGRVLGDEWFVFYNNLTSPDGSVEHTGDNLTGEGDGDDESVIVNLTQVPAHCDKILFPVSIHEADNRGQTFGQVSNAFIRVVNQADGQELARYDLTEDASTETAMIFGELYRYGGEWKFRAVGQGYASGLRGIALDFGVNVS, translated from the coding sequence ATGGGCGTCACGCTCGCCAAGGGAGGCAACGTCTCCCTCTCCAAGGCCGCACCCAATCTCACGCAGGTGCTGGTCGGGCTCGGCTGGGACGCACGATCCACGACGGGAGCCGACTTCGACCTCGACGCCAGCGCGCTGCTGTGCCAGTCGGGCCGGGTCCTCGGCGACGAGTGGTTCGTGTTCTACAACAACCTCACCAGCCCCGACGGGTCCGTCGAGCACACCGGCGACAACCTCACCGGTGAGGGTGACGGCGACGACGAGTCCGTCATCGTGAACCTGACGCAGGTCCCCGCGCACTGCGACAAGATTCTTTTTCCGGTCTCGATCCATGAAGCCGACAATCGTGGGCAGACATTCGGACAGGTCAGCAATGCCTTCATCCGTGTGGTGAACCAGGCGGACGGTCAGGAACTGGCACGCTACGACCTCACCGAGGACGCCTCCACGGAGACGGCGATGATCTTCGGTGAGCTCTACCGCTACGGCGGGGAGTGGAAATTCCGTGCGGTGGGACAGGGGTACGCGTCAGGGCTCCGGGGCATCGCTCTAGACTTCGGGGTCAACGTTTCGTAA
- a CDS encoding MFS transporter, translating to MTSQTTVEKAPREPQDTVVPAPAKGLRGHPWLTLFAVAIGVMMVALDGTIVAIANPVIQQDLGASLADVQWITNGYMLALAVSLITAGKLGDRFGHRQTFLIGIAGFAAASAAIGLSDSVFLVIVFRVLQGLFGALLMPAALGLLRATFPAEKLNMAIGIWGMVIGASTAGGPILGGVLVEHVSWQSVFFINVPVGVIALVFGLVILRDHRAANAPRSFDIGGIVLLSQAMFCLIWSLIKGSEWGWGDARTLGFLGASLVLFVVFALSQKNVREPLIPLAMFRSVPLSAGVVLMVLMAFAFMGGLFFVTFYLQNVHGMSPVDSGLHLLPLTGMMIVGSPLAGAAITRFGPRVPLVGGMVSVAVAMFGMSQLTVGTGTLTMSLWFALLGFGLAPVMVGATEVIVGNAPMELSGVAGGLQQAAMQVGGSLGTAVLGAVMASRVDATLGDNWKSAELPPATPDQLDQASSAIKVGMPPIAPGTPPEIAAKISDVAHDTFVSGMSSAFMVAGIVAVVAALVATLTKRGANAEAGMGAGHI from the coding sequence ATGACTAGTCAGACCACAGTCGAGAAGGCGCCGCGGGAGCCTCAGGACACCGTCGTCCCCGCACCGGCGAAAGGGCTGCGCGGCCACCCGTGGCTGACGCTCTTCGCCGTCGCCATCGGCGTGATGATGGTGGCGCTGGACGGCACGATCGTCGCGATCGCCAACCCCGTCATCCAGCAGGACCTCGGCGCCTCGCTCGCCGACGTCCAGTGGATCACCAACGGCTACATGCTCGCCCTCGCGGTCTCCCTGATCACCGCCGGCAAACTCGGCGACCGCTTCGGCCACCGTCAGACGTTCCTGATAGGGATCGCGGGATTCGCCGCCGCCTCCGCGGCCATCGGCCTGTCCGACAGCGTGTTCCTGGTGATCGTCTTCCGCGTGCTGCAGGGCCTCTTCGGCGCGCTGCTGATGCCCGCGGCGCTCGGCCTGCTGCGGGCCACCTTCCCCGCCGAGAAGCTGAACATGGCGATCGGCATCTGGGGCATGGTGATCGGCGCCTCGACCGCGGGCGGGCCCATCCTCGGCGGTGTGCTCGTGGAGCACGTCAGCTGGCAGTCGGTGTTCTTCATCAACGTGCCCGTCGGCGTGATCGCGCTCGTCTTCGGACTCGTGATCCTCAGGGACCACCGCGCGGCCAACGCGCCGAGGTCCTTCGACATCGGTGGCATCGTCCTGCTGTCCCAGGCGATGTTCTGCCTGATCTGGTCGCTGATCAAGGGCTCCGAGTGGGGCTGGGGCGACGCGAGGACCCTCGGCTTCCTGGGCGCCTCGCTCGTCCTGTTCGTCGTGTTCGCGCTCTCCCAGAAGAACGTGCGCGAGCCGCTTATCCCGCTGGCCATGTTCCGCTCGGTGCCGCTCTCGGCCGGTGTGGTCCTGATGGTGCTGATGGCGTTCGCCTTCATGGGCGGCCTGTTCTTCGTCACCTTCTACCTCCAGAACGTCCACGGGATGAGCCCGGTCGACAGCGGCCTGCACCTGCTGCCGCTGACCGGGATGATGATCGTCGGCTCGCCGCTCGCCGGCGCCGCCATCACCCGGTTCGGTCCCCGCGTGCCGCTCGTCGGCGGAATGGTCTCCGTCGCCGTCGCCATGTTCGGCATGTCGCAGCTGACCGTCGGCACCGGCACGCTGACCATGTCCCTCTGGTTCGCGCTCCTCGGCTTCGGTCTCGCGCCGGTCATGGTCGGGGCCACCGAGGTCATCGTGGGCAACGCGCCGATGGAGCTCTCCGGCGTCGCGGGCGGGCTCCAGCAGGCCGCCATGCAGGTCGGCGGAAGCCTCGGCACCGCCGTGCTGGGCGCCGTGATGGCCTCGCGGGTCGACGCGACGCTCGGCGACAACTGGAAGTCCGCCGAGCTCCCGCCGGCCACCCCGGACCAGCTGGACCAGGCATCCTCCGCCATCAAGGTCGGCATGCCGCCGATCGCCCCGGGCACCCCGCCGGAGATCGCGGCGAAGATCTCGGACGTCGCCCATGACACGTTCGTGTCCGGAATGAGTTCCGCCTTCATGGTCGCGGGCATCGTCGCCGTGGTCGCCGCACTCGTCGCCACCCTCACCAAGCGCGGCGCGAACGCCGAGGCAGGGATGGGCGCAGGACACATCTGA
- a CDS encoding TetR family transcriptional regulator has protein sequence MTRRQTPGPPPPGAPAGLRERKKARTREALLRAALGLFAAQGYDTTTVDEIADAVEVSQRTFFRYFANKEAAAFAVQDAIEARFLVELRQRPAAETPFEAMRRAILIAWNAAPETAGSDDTAELRIRTYRMIESTPALLAAHMRRSVGLERQTTLVVAEREGLDPETDPRPRVAVAAFAGVMRLTGQLWSGGRDGGLEALAELTELHLDHLGPALSENWRAA, from the coding sequence GTGACACGCAGGCAGACACCGGGCCCCCCTCCTCCCGGGGCCCCGGCCGGATTGCGCGAGCGCAAGAAGGCGCGCACCCGTGAGGCTCTGCTGCGGGCCGCTCTCGGACTCTTCGCCGCCCAGGGGTACGACACGACCACCGTCGACGAGATCGCCGACGCGGTGGAGGTCTCCCAGCGCACCTTCTTCCGCTACTTCGCGAACAAGGAGGCGGCCGCCTTCGCCGTACAGGACGCCATCGAGGCGCGCTTCCTCGTCGAGCTCCGTCAACGGCCCGCAGCGGAGACCCCTTTCGAGGCAATGCGCCGCGCGATCCTGATCGCCTGGAACGCCGCTCCCGAGACGGCCGGCAGCGACGACACCGCCGAACTCCGGATCCGCACCTACCGCATGATCGAATCGACCCCGGCACTGCTCGCCGCGCACATGCGGCGGAGCGTCGGCCTGGAGCGGCAGACCACCCTGGTGGTGGCGGAGCGTGAGGGTCTGGATCCGGAGACGGATCCGCGCCCCCGGGTCGCGGTCGCGGCGTTCGCCGGGGTGATGCGCCTGACCGGCCAGTTGTGGAGCGGCGGCCGGGACGGCGGCCTGGAGGCGCTCGCGGAACTGACCGAACTCCACCTGGATCACCTCGGACCTGCGCTCTCCGAGAACTGGCGCGCCGCATAG
- a CDS encoding TerD family protein has protein sequence MGVSLSKGGNVSLTKAAPNLTAVIVGLGWDARTTTGGDFDLDASALLTNTEGKVGSDGNFVFFNNLKSPDGSVEHTGDNLTGEGEGDDEVIKVNLAGVPADVDKIVFPVSIYEAETRQQSFGQVRNAYIRVVNQADNSELARYDLSEDASTETAMVFGELYRNGAEWKFRAIGQGYASGLRGIAQDFGVNV, from the coding sequence GTGGGAGTCAGCCTCAGCAAGGGCGGCAACGTCTCGCTGACCAAGGCCGCGCCGAACCTGACCGCGGTCATCGTCGGTCTCGGCTGGGATGCCCGTACGACCACCGGCGGTGACTTCGACCTCGACGCCAGCGCTCTGCTGACGAACACCGAGGGCAAGGTCGGCAGCGACGGGAATTTCGTCTTCTTCAACAACCTCAAGAGCCCCGACGGCTCCGTCGAGCACACCGGTGACAACCTCACCGGTGAGGGCGAGGGCGACGACGAGGTCATCAAGGTCAACCTCGCCGGTGTCCCGGCCGACGTCGACAAGATCGTCTTCCCGGTCTCGATCTACGAGGCCGAGACCCGCCAGCAGAGCTTCGGCCAGGTGCGCAACGCCTACATCCGCGTGGTGAACCAGGCCGACAACAGCGAACTCGCGCGCTACGACCTGAGCGAGGACGCCTCGACGGAGACCGCGATGGTCTTCGGTGAGCTCTACCGCAACGGCGCGGAGTGGAAGTTCCGCGCCATCGGCCAGGGGTACGCCTCGGGTCTGCGCGGCATCGCGCAGGACTTCGGCGTCAACGTCTGA